The region TGAACGACTTCCGGCCCGGCAACTACGACCAGGACTCGATGGCGGAGATCCTGGCAGACCTGACCCCGCTCAAGCAGAAGAGCGTGGACGCCACCGGCAAGGCCATGGCCAAGCTGGAGAACTCCTTCTGGGCGACGGCCAAGTGACCACCGCACCCCGTCCCGCACTGACGGAGACGGCCGCCGCCGGCCGGGGACCCGCTCCCCGGCCGGCCGGCGCGGCCGGCCCCGGAAGCGGCCGGCGCGTCCCGCGCCGCCGCACCTACGAGGCAGTCTCCGGTTACCTGTTCGTCGCCCCCGCCGTGATCCTCTTCGCGGTCATGGGCCTGTACACCGTGGGGTACGGCTTCCTGCTGAGCTTCGCCCGCTGGAACGGCTTCGCGCCGCACTGGACCTGGGTGGGCGTGCAGAACTACAAGGACCTGCTCTGGCAGAACCCGGCCTACGCCCCGCGGCTGCACCACGCGGCCGTGCACACGCTGTACGTGATGATCGCCGTCCCGCTGCTGACCGTGCTGGTGTCCTTCCCGCTGGCGGTGCTGCTCAACTCGGCCAAGCGGATGCAGGGCGTGCTGCGCTCGGTCTACTTCGTGCCGTACGTGACCAGCGGCGTCGCGGTCTTCTTCGCCTGGCAGTACATCCTCCAGCCGGACGGCGCGGTCAACACCGTGCTCGGCAGCCTCGGCATGGGCTCGCTGTCCCAGCCGCAGGGCTGGCTCGGCAATCCGCACACCGCGCTGCCCACCATGATCGTGGTCACCGTGTGGGGCGCGGTGCCGGTGGCGATGCTGCTGTACCTGACCGGCCTGCAGGGCATCGACCGCAGTGTGCTGGAAGCCTCGCAGCTGGACGGCGCCGGATGGTGGCGTACCAATGTCTCGGTGGTGTGGCCGCTGGTGCGGCCGATCACCTCGATCGTGGTGCTGCTGAACCTGCGCGACTCGCTGCAGGGCTTCCAGACCTTCCTGGTGATGACCAACGGCGGCCCCGGCGACCACACCAACGTGCTCGGCCTTGAGGCCTACCGGCTGGCCTTCCTCAAGGACCTCGCGCCGACCCTCGGTCTGGCCAGTGCGCTCGGCTGGATCCTCTTCGCCGCCGCGCTGGTCATCGCGCTGATCAACCTGCGAGTCATGCGGAGCAAGACATGACAACGATTCCCTTCACCTCTCGGCCCCCGCGCAGGCCCGGCCCGCCCGGCACCGGAGCGGTGCGCGCCCGCAGGATCAGCGCCCGGGTACTGGTCGGCGCGCTGCTCGCGCTCTACGGGGTGATCAGCATCTACCCCTTCCTGTGGATGGTCTCGGCCGCCTTCAAGGACCAGGTCGAGGTGGTGCGCGGCGGCCATCTGATCCCGCACCACCCCACGTTCGACACGCTGGCCGACACCTGGAACCAGCTGCACTTCTTCCGCTACTTCATGAACAGCCTCGAAGTCTCCGCGCTGACCGTGGTGCTGACGCTGGTGGTCTACGCGGCCGCCGGCTACGCCTTCGCGGTGCTGGACTTCCCCGGCCGCGGAGCGCTGCAGAAGCTCTTCGTGGCGCTGCTCTTCGTCCCCGGTGTCACGGTGATGCTGCCGATCGTGCTGCTGGAGAACAAGATGGGCATCCTGGGCACCCATATGGGCCTGGTGCTGCCCTTCGTCAACGGCGGGGCGCCGCTGTCGGTACTGCTGATGACCGGTGCCTTCACCTCGGTGCCCAAGGAGCTGCGGGAGTCGGCGCGGGTGGACGGCGCCAACGAGTTCCACATCTTCACCCGCATCTACCTGCCGCTGACCCGGCCCGCGCTGATCACGGTGGCACTGATCACCGCGATCCCGACCTGGAACGAGTACCTGCTGACCAGGGTGTCGCTGAACAACGAGAGCACCTACACCCTGCCGCTGGGCCTGCAGACGCTCGCGTCGGAGAACGTGCCGCACTACAACAACCTGATGGCCGGCGCGCTGATCGTGGTGGTGCCGGTGATCCTGCTCTTCCTGAGCCTGCAGCGCTACTTCGTCAACGGCCTGGTCGGGGCGGTGAAGGGCTGATGCGGATCCTCGTCACCGGGGCCGCCGGGCACATCGGCGGCCATGTCACCGACGAACTCCTCGCGGCCGGGCACCAGGTGGTGCTGACCGACCTGGTGCCGGTCGGGGAACCGCGGGCCGAACGGGTGCACACCGGTGACCTCCAGGACCCGGACCTGGTGCGCAAGGCGATGGACGGCGCCGAGGCGGTGGTCCACCTCGGGGCGATCCCGCACCCCAACGTGGACGACCGCAGCGCGCTGTTCGCCGCCAACTGCCTGACCGCGCACCGGGTCTTCGACGAGGCGGGCGCGGCCGGGGTGCGCCGGGTGGTGGCCGCCTCCAGCATGGCGGCGGCCGGCCTCGCCTGGTCGCCGGTGCCGGTCTCACCGGCGTACGTACCGCTGGACGAGGCGCATCCGAGCCTGGTCCGCGACCCCTACGGGCTGTCCAAGGTGGTCCTTGAGGAGATCGCGGCGGCGGCGCACCGGCGCTGGGGCCTCGACGCGGTGTGCATGCGCTTCCCCTTCACCGGCACCGGCGACCGGCTCGACCACTTCCTCGCCGCCTGCGCCGCCGACCCCGCCGCGCAGCGGCACGACCTGTGGGGCTGGCTGCACACCCTCGACGCGGCGCGGGCGATCCGGCTGGCGGTCGAGGGCGACAGCCGCGGCTCCCGGGTCGTCAACGTCACCGCGGCCGACACCACGTCCACCGTGCCGTCCGCGGACCTGATGGCCGCCCACCACCCGGGCGTGCCCGTACCGCCCTCGGTCACCGGGCACGGCACCCTGTTCGACACGACCGCCTGCACCGATCTGCTGGGGTTCGTCCCCCGGCGCACCTGGCGGAACCCACCCCGGCAGAAAGAGCACATCAGTGCATGACGACCGGCACATCGTCCAAGAGCGGATCACCAAATTCCTGGCCCAGGTGGTCAGGCCGGCCCTCTACGGGGACACCGCGGACCTCGGCCTGGCCGTGTGGCACGTCCCCGGCGAGCCCGTCCCGGTGGCCGACGCCCTGAGCGCGAACTATTCCCCCATGGCGATCGGCGACACCTGGGGCGGCCCCTGGTCGACCAGCTGGCTCAAGGTCACCGGCCGCATCCCGCCGCAATGGGCGGGCCGGCGCGTCGAGGCGGTCTTCGACCTGGGCTTCGACCTGTCGATGGGTCCCGGCGGGCAGGCCGAGGGCTTCGTGCACGACGGCGCCGGCTCCCCGCTCCAGGGTCTGCACCCGCACCACCGCAGTGTGCTGCTCGCCGAACCGGCGGCCGGCGGGGAGCCGGTGGACCTGCTGGTGGAACTGGCCGCCAACCCGATGATCGAGGGCGCGAAATCGGTCGGCACCCACTTCGGGTCCAGGGAGACCGCGGGCACCGCCCACCTGTACCGGCTGCGGGCCGCGCACGTCGCGGTGCGCGAGAACGCGGTGTGGCACCTGCTGCACGACATGGAGGTGCTGGACGAGCTGATGCGGCAGCTGCCCGCGGACGGTTCGCGCCGGCACGAGATCCTGCGCGCGCTGGCCCGCGCGATCGACGCGGTCGACGTCAAGGACGTGGCGGGCACCGCGCCCGCCGCCCGCGACCTGCTCGCCGACGTCCTGTCCAGGCCCGCGTACGCCTCCGCGCACACCGTCACCGCGGTGGGCCACGCGCACATCGACTCCGCGTGGCTGTGGCCGATCCGGGAGACCGTGCGCAAGTGCGCGCGCACCTTCACCAATATGACGACGCTCGCCGAGGAGTATCCGGAGCTGGTCTTCGCCTGCTCCTCCGCGCAGCAGTACGCCTGGATCAAGGAGCGCCGCCCGGAGATCTTCGAGCGGATCAAGAAGGCCGTCACCGAGGGCAACTGGGCGCCGGTCGGCGGTATGTGGGTGGAGGCCGACGGCAACCTGCCCGGCGGTGAGGCGCTGGCCCGGCAGCTGATCCTCGGCCGGCGCTTCTTCGCCGAGGAGTTCGGCATCGCGCAGGAGGGGGTGTGGCTGCCGGACTCCTTCGGCTACACCGCCGCCTACCCGCAGCTGGCGAAGCTGGCCGGGGCGAGCTGGTTCCTCACTCAGAAGCTGTCGTGGAACGAGACCAACCGGCTGCCGCACCACACTTTCGACTGGGAGGGCATCGACGGCACCCGGATCTTCACCCACTTCCCGCCGGTCGACACCTACAACGCCAGCCTGACCGGCGCCGAACTGGCGCACGCCGAGAGCAACTTCGCCGACAAGGGCGCCGCGACCCGCTCGCTGGCCCCCTTCGGCTTCGGCGACGGCGGCGGCGGCCCCACCCGGGAGATGCTGGAGAAGGCCCGCAGGCTGCGCGACCTCGAAGGCTCCACCCGGGTCGAGGTCGGCGACCCCGCGGACTTCTTCGCTGCGGCCCGCGCCGAATACGACCGGCTGCCGGTCTGGCGCGGCGAGCTGTACCTGGAGAACCACCGCGGTACGTACACCAGCCAGGCCCGCACCAAACGCGGCAACCGGCGGGCCGAGGCGCTGCTGCGGGAGGCCGAGCTGTGGTCGGTGGCCGCGGCACTGCGCGGCGGGACGCCCTACCCGTACGAGCGTCTGGAGTCGATCTGGCAGCGGGTGCTGCTGCACCAGTTCCACGACATCCTGCCGGGCTCCTCGATCGCCTGGGTGCACCAGGAGGCCGAGGCGGTGCACGCCGAGCTCCAGGCGGAGCTGGCCGAGGTGATCGGCACCGCGCTGGACGGCGGCGAGGGCCTGGCCTTCTTCAACGCCGGGCCCTACGCGCGCCGCGAGGTGACCGTAGTGCCGGCCGGAACGGGGCCGCAGGAGGGCCAGCCGCTCTCCGACGGGCGGCGGGCCGTGCTGGTGGAGGCGCCGGCGCTGGGCAGCGGCCGGGCCGTGGCCTGCGGACTGCCGCCGGTCACCGCGAGCACCGAGGACGGCACGACCGTGCTGGACAACGGGGTGCTGCGGGTACGGATCGACGCCGACGGCCTGGTGCGCTCCGCCGTGGACCTGCGGGCCGGCCGGGAGGCCATCGCCCCCGGCAGCGCGGGCAATCTGCTGCAACTGCACCCCGACGACCCGAACCTGTGGAGCGCCTGGAACATCGACGGCTACTACCGGGACACCGTCAGGGACCTCACCGAGGCGGTGTCGGTGGAGCTGACCGAGCCGGGGCCGCTGCTGGCCGCCGTCCGGGTGGAGCGGGCCTTCGGCGCCTCGCACCTGGTGCAGCACCTGGAACTGACCGCGGGCAGCGACCGGCTGACGGTCAGGACCGATATCGACTGGCAGGAGCGCGACACCCTCCTCAAGGCCGCCTGGCCGGTCAATGTGCACGCCGACACCGAGAGCGCGGAGATCCAGTTCGGGCATGTGCGGCGCCCCACCCACGAGAACACCAGCTGGGACGCGGCCCGTTTCGAGCTGTGGGCGCACCGCTGGGTGCACATCGGCGAGCACGGCTGGGGCGCGGCGGTCGTCAACGACTCCACCTACGGCCACGATGTGTCCCGGCAGTCCCGCGACGACGGCGGCACCACGACCACCCTGCGCCTGTCGCTGCTGCGCTCCCCGCACAGCCCCGACCCGCAGGCCGACCGCGGCCGGCACCGGTTCAGCTACGCGCTGGTGGTCGGCGCCGGCATCGGCGACGCCGTCGCGGCGGGCTACGCGCTCAACCTGCCGCTGCGTCCCGCGGGCGCCGCGCCGGCCGGCGGGGCCCCGCTGATCGGCGTGGACAACCCGGACATCACCGTGGAGACCGTCAAGCTCGCCGACGACCGGTCGGGCGACGTCGTGGTGCGGCTGTACGAGTCGCGCGGCGGTACGGCCCGCGGATCGCTGCGTACCGACTTCGCGGTGGCCGGCGCGGAGATCACCGATCTGCTGGAGAACCCGGTGGACCGGCTCGACGCGGACACCGGCGGCGCCTTCCCGCTCGCCCTGCGGCCCTTCCAGATCCTGACGCTCCGGCTGCGCCGGTCCTGACACCCGGCACGGCCGGTACCGCGCCGCCCCCGGCCCGCCCCACGGCGGACGGGGGCGGCGGCCCCCACGCCTGCGCCCGTCGGGAAGCAGGCGGGCACCATCCGCACGACCCCTGACCCGCACGCCCCATCGTGATCCTCGGAGGTTGTCCGTGCCACCCAGACGTACGCGTATCAGGGCGCTGCTGCGCGCGCCCGCCCTGCTGCTGCTCACGGCCGTCGCGCTGCTGCTGCCGGCCTCGCTCCCGGCGTCGGCCGCCGCGCCCTCGCTCTATCCGCTCGGGGTCGGCGCCGACCTCGGCCCGCGGCCCTTCACCCTCGGGCTGACCGCCACCGCCGGGGACGACGCCGGCGGCCTGCGGACCGGGACGCAGGACGGTACGCCGTACTGGCGCACCGATGTCGCGGCCGGCACCGGCTATCTGGCGTTCGACCTCGACCAGGAGTACACCGGTGCGGTGACGGCCGATCAGCTGACCGTCGCCGTCACCTACCAGGACGCGGGCAGCGGCGCCCTGCGGCTGACCCGGGGCGCGGGCGAGGTGCTGGGCAGCACCGCGCTCGGCGGCTCGGGGGCCTTCAAGACCGAGGCGTTCTCGATTCCCGCGGACTTCTCCGCGGGCCGCCAGCTGCGGATAGCCGGCGTCCAGGGCGACGCTCCCGCCGACGTCACGGTCGCCGCGATCCGGGTGGCCGCGGGCCTGTCGGTGAACCTCGGCACCGCCGTCGACACGCACGGCGTCACCCCCAGGGCCGGCGACAACGACACCCACCTGGTCACCGGCGTGCAGGACGGCCGCGGCTACTGGGGCACCGACCGCGGCACCCCGGGCGCCGAGACCGGCTTCTTCTACATGAACGTGGACGACGGCACGCTCTACGACAACCACGACCCGGTCGCCGTCAGCATCGACTACTTCGACAGCGGCAACGGCTCGATCCAGCTCGAATACGACTCCCCGGGCGACACCATCCCGCAGATGTTCAAGCAGTCGCCGCTCTTCACCTACGGCGACTCGGGGACCTGGAAGACCCACACCTTCCTGCTGGACGACGCGATCCTCACCAACCGCTCCAACGGCTCGGACTTCCGGATCACCACCGGCGGCGGCGCCGGCGAACTCAAGGCCGCCCGGGTCTCGGTGACCGCGCTGCCGACCGCGCTCGATCCGACGACCGGCCTCAAGCAGCTGGTCGCGCAGGCCGACACCGCCTACGCGGCGGCCCGCGAGGGTACCCGCGACGGGCAGTACCCGGCGGGCGCCAAGGACACGCTCAAGCAGGCCGCCGACGCGGCCCGCGCCGTCGCGGACGGCACCGGCGTCACCGACGAGCAGGCGCGTACCGCCTTCCACGCGCTGGCCGCCGCGCTCGACGCCTTCCACGCCGCCGCGGTGAACACCGACCTGGCGCACACCGGCACCGCCACCGCCTCGTCCACCGCCGCCGGGTCGTCCCCGGCCGCGGCGATCGACGGCAACGGCGGCACCGCGTGGGTCAGCGGCGACGCGGGCAAAGGCGAGACCTTCACCGTGGACCTGGGCGCCGCCAAGCGCTTCACCGAGGTCCAGGCCAGCTGGACCGGCGCCTTCTCCGCCGACTACACCGTCCAGGTCTCCCGCGACGGCACGCACTTCACCGACGCGGGCCGCACCGGCAGCACAGGACCCGGCGCGGTCTTCACCACCGCCTTCCCCGCGACGACCGCCCGCTGGGTACGGCTGGCGGTCCACGGCTATTCCGCGGGCGCCACGAAGGTCGGCCTCGCCGAGCTGGAGATCCACGACCAGCGGGTCGTCACCGGGCACCCGAAGCTGGTCGCCACCCGCTACCCGGCCGACGGCCCGGTGGTCGCCGACTTCGACGTCCGCGACTACGGCGCCGACGCCACCGGGCGCAGGGACGCCACCGGCGCCGTGCAGTCCGCGCTCTACGACTGCCAGGACGCGGGCGGCGGCACGGTGTGGCTGGGCGCGGGCACCTACCGCGTCACCACCACCGTGGAGATCCCGGCCTTCTGCTCACTGCGCGGCGACCGGCGCGACCCCGACCGCGGCAAGGGCGGC is a window of Streptomyces sp. NBC_01477 DNA encoding:
- a CDS encoding carbohydrate ABC transporter permease, with the translated sequence MTTAPRPALTETAAAGRGPAPRPAGAAGPGSGRRVPRRRTYEAVSGYLFVAPAVILFAVMGLYTVGYGFLLSFARWNGFAPHWTWVGVQNYKDLLWQNPAYAPRLHHAAVHTLYVMIAVPLLTVLVSFPLAVLLNSAKRMQGVLRSVYFVPYVTSGVAVFFAWQYILQPDGAVNTVLGSLGMGSLSQPQGWLGNPHTALPTMIVVTVWGAVPVAMLLYLTGLQGIDRSVLEASQLDGAGWWRTNVSVVWPLVRPITSIVVLLNLRDSLQGFQTFLVMTNGGPGDHTNVLGLEAYRLAFLKDLAPTLGLASALGWILFAAALVIALINLRVMRSKT
- a CDS encoding carbohydrate ABC transporter permease; the protein is MTTIPFTSRPPRRPGPPGTGAVRARRISARVLVGALLALYGVISIYPFLWMVSAAFKDQVEVVRGGHLIPHHPTFDTLADTWNQLHFFRYFMNSLEVSALTVVLTLVVYAAAGYAFAVLDFPGRGALQKLFVALLFVPGVTVMLPIVLLENKMGILGTHMGLVLPFVNGGAPLSVLLMTGAFTSVPKELRESARVDGANEFHIFTRIYLPLTRPALITVALITAIPTWNEYLLTRVSLNNESTYTLPLGLQTLASENVPHYNNLMAGALIVVVPVILLFLSLQRYFVNGLVGAVKG
- a CDS encoding NAD-dependent epimerase/dehydratase family protein codes for the protein MRILVTGAAGHIGGHVTDELLAAGHQVVLTDLVPVGEPRAERVHTGDLQDPDLVRKAMDGAEAVVHLGAIPHPNVDDRSALFAANCLTAHRVFDEAGAAGVRRVVAASSMAAAGLAWSPVPVSPAYVPLDEAHPSLVRDPYGLSKVVLEEIAAAAHRRWGLDAVCMRFPFTGTGDRLDHFLAACAADPAAQRHDLWGWLHTLDAARAIRLAVEGDSRGSRVVNVTAADTTSTVPSADLMAAHHPGVPVPPSVTGHGTLFDTTACTDLLGFVPRRTWRNPPRQKEHISA
- a CDS encoding alpha-mannosidase encodes the protein MHDDRHIVQERITKFLAQVVRPALYGDTADLGLAVWHVPGEPVPVADALSANYSPMAIGDTWGGPWSTSWLKVTGRIPPQWAGRRVEAVFDLGFDLSMGPGGQAEGFVHDGAGSPLQGLHPHHRSVLLAEPAAGGEPVDLLVELAANPMIEGAKSVGTHFGSRETAGTAHLYRLRAAHVAVRENAVWHLLHDMEVLDELMRQLPADGSRRHEILRALARAIDAVDVKDVAGTAPAARDLLADVLSRPAYASAHTVTAVGHAHIDSAWLWPIRETVRKCARTFTNMTTLAEEYPELVFACSSAQQYAWIKERRPEIFERIKKAVTEGNWAPVGGMWVEADGNLPGGEALARQLILGRRFFAEEFGIAQEGVWLPDSFGYTAAYPQLAKLAGASWFLTQKLSWNETNRLPHHTFDWEGIDGTRIFTHFPPVDTYNASLTGAELAHAESNFADKGAATRSLAPFGFGDGGGGPTREMLEKARRLRDLEGSTRVEVGDPADFFAAARAEYDRLPVWRGELYLENHRGTYTSQARTKRGNRRAEALLREAELWSVAAALRGGTPYPYERLESIWQRVLLHQFHDILPGSSIAWVHQEAEAVHAELQAELAEVIGTALDGGEGLAFFNAGPYARREVTVVPAGTGPQEGQPLSDGRRAVLVEAPALGSGRAVACGLPPVTASTEDGTTVLDNGVLRVRIDADGLVRSAVDLRAGREAIAPGSAGNLLQLHPDDPNLWSAWNIDGYYRDTVRDLTEAVSVELTEPGPLLAAVRVERAFGASHLVQHLELTAGSDRLTVRTDIDWQERDTLLKAAWPVNVHADTESAEIQFGHVRRPTHENTSWDAARFELWAHRWVHIGEHGWGAAVVNDSTYGHDVSRQSRDDGGTTTTLRLSLLRSPHSPDPQADRGRHRFSYALVVGAGIGDAVAAGYALNLPLRPAGAAPAGGAPLIGVDNPDITVETVKLADDRSGDVVVRLYESRGGTARGSLRTDFAVAGAEITDLLENPVDRLDADTGGAFPLALRPFQILTLRLRRS